In Luteibacter mycovicinus, a genomic segment contains:
- a CDS encoding OapA family protein, translating into MADLNRGAHSARKQAIRRKAQRRHAHFYDTRAHWSFSRNASAEPLSWSRERWILAGTAFLLVILSALVIPAWAGAMKKETAIVATAVTVPAAAPGTPTANSLAHAVVPLALPKIDPASIKPIAPIEEWQTVQVKAGQTLADIFLAQGLSMTDLQHVIDGAGGAKVFHQIKPGQEFQFLVGADHTLKGVRFDQDEANIATLRIDGDKPQLTTQTRDVQRREHIAHGVIDSSLFGAASQAGMSNAMVLKLAEVFKFDIDFVQDLRVGDNFTVVYDDVYSDGAFLREGDIVAAEFVNQGKRYTAYRYKNGDGKYSYFSEEGRPLTGSFLRIPVDFTRISSQFSAGRMHPILGKMRAHKGVDYAAPTGTPIHSAGDGVVKFRGWMNGYGNFVVIQHNATISTAYGHMSKFANLRVGQRVSQGSTIGFVGMTGLATGPHLHYEFRVNNVQRDPQTVTLPKPEPLPAAQLARFKKEVVGPQLARLKQVDNSTKLARADNGTKSTD; encoded by the coding sequence ATGGCTGATTTGAACCGCGGAGCGCACAGCGCTCGCAAGCAGGCAATCCGGCGCAAGGCACAGCGCCGCCACGCGCACTTCTACGATACGCGTGCCCATTGGTCGTTCAGCCGCAACGCCTCGGCCGAGCCGCTCAGCTGGAGCCGCGAGCGCTGGATCCTCGCCGGTACCGCTTTCCTGCTGGTCATTCTGTCCGCTCTCGTGATTCCTGCCTGGGCCGGCGCGATGAAGAAGGAGACGGCGATCGTCGCCACCGCCGTCACCGTGCCCGCCGCGGCACCTGGAACGCCGACCGCCAATTCACTTGCGCATGCCGTCGTCCCGCTTGCCCTGCCCAAGATCGATCCCGCGTCGATCAAGCCGATCGCCCCGATCGAAGAATGGCAGACGGTGCAGGTCAAGGCCGGCCAGACCCTCGCCGACATCTTCCTTGCCCAGGGCCTGTCGATGACCGACCTGCAGCACGTCATCGACGGCGCGGGCGGTGCGAAGGTGTTCCACCAGATCAAGCCGGGCCAGGAGTTCCAGTTCCTGGTCGGCGCCGACCACACGCTCAAGGGTGTGCGTTTCGATCAGGACGAGGCCAACATCGCCACCCTGCGTATCGACGGCGACAAGCCGCAGCTCACCACCCAGACGCGTGACGTGCAGCGTCGCGAGCACATCGCGCACGGCGTCATCGACAGCTCGCTGTTCGGCGCGGCCTCGCAGGCCGGCATGAGCAACGCGATGGTGCTGAAGCTTGCGGAGGTGTTCAAGTTCGATATCGACTTCGTGCAGGACCTGCGCGTCGGCGACAACTTCACCGTCGTCTACGACGACGTGTACAGCGATGGCGCGTTCCTGCGGGAAGGCGACATCGTCGCCGCCGAGTTCGTCAATCAGGGCAAGCGTTACACCGCCTACCGGTACAAGAACGGCGACGGCAAATACAGCTACTTCAGCGAGGAGGGTCGTCCGCTCACCGGCTCCTTCCTGCGCATCCCGGTCGATTTCACCCGCATCTCCTCGCAGTTCAGCGCTGGCCGCATGCATCCGATCCTCGGCAAGATGCGCGCTCACAAGGGCGTCGACTACGCCGCACCCACCGGCACGCCGATCCACTCCGCGGGCGATGGCGTCGTCAAGTTCCGTGGCTGGATGAACGGCTATGGCAACTTCGTGGTCATCCAGCACAACGCCACGATCAGCACCGCCTACGGCCATATGTCGAAGTTCGCCAACCTGCGCGTCGGCCAGCGTGTCAGCCAGGGCAGCACCATCGGTTTTGTCGGTATGACCGGCCTCGCCACCGGCCCGCATCTGCACTACGAATTCCGCGTTAACAACGTGCAGCGCGATCCGCAGACGGTCACCCTGCCCAAGCCCGAGCCGCTTCCGGCCGCGCAGCTGGCCAGGTTCAAGAAGGAAGTGGTCGGTCCGCAGCTCGCCCGCCTGAAGCAGGTCGACAACAGCACCAAGCTTGCACGCGCCGACAACGGCACGAAAAGCACCGACTGA
- the tyrS gene encoding tyrosine--tRNA ligase, translating to MNELEQALALIARGADEIIKKEDLEARLKTGRPLRIKAGFDPTAPDLHIGHTVLLNKMRQFQDLGHQVIFLIGDFTGMIGDPTGKNVTRKALTREDVLANAETYAEQVYKVLDREKTELRFNSEWFGKMGAADMIRLAATHTVARMLERDDFQKRYKSEQPIAIHEFLYPLTQGYDSVALEADVELGGTDQKFNLLMGRALQEHHGQAPQIVLTMPLLEGLDGVNKMSKSLGNYIGINEPAIDIVTKTMKIGDDLMWRWFELLSFEVSLDELTVMKADVASGALNPREAKLRLARELATRFHDAAAAEQAIAGWNAVVTGQGDTSLLPLSDIEAPAEGFRLAALLTAAGVTPSNSEANRKIKERAVRIDGDVVEDASRVFTAGFEGVLQVGKRNFARIRLI from the coding sequence ATGAACGAGCTGGAGCAGGCCCTGGCGCTGATCGCGCGAGGCGCGGACGAGATCATCAAGAAGGAAGACCTCGAGGCACGCCTCAAGACGGGGCGTCCACTGCGCATCAAGGCCGGCTTCGACCCGACCGCGCCCGATCTTCATATCGGCCACACCGTGCTGCTCAACAAGATGCGCCAGTTCCAGGATCTGGGACATCAGGTAATTTTCCTGATCGGCGACTTCACCGGGATGATCGGCGACCCCACGGGCAAGAACGTGACCCGCAAGGCCCTCACCCGTGAGGACGTCCTGGCCAACGCCGAAACGTACGCCGAGCAGGTCTATAAGGTGCTGGACCGGGAGAAGACCGAGCTGCGCTTCAACTCCGAGTGGTTCGGCAAGATGGGCGCGGCGGACATGATCCGGCTGGCCGCCACCCATACGGTCGCACGCATGCTCGAGCGCGATGACTTCCAGAAGCGCTACAAGTCCGAGCAGCCCATCGCCATCCACGAGTTCCTGTATCCCCTGACCCAGGGCTACGACTCGGTGGCCCTGGAGGCCGATGTCGAACTTGGCGGAACCGACCAGAAGTTCAACCTGCTGATGGGCCGTGCCCTGCAGGAGCACCACGGCCAGGCGCCGCAGATCGTTCTGACCATGCCGTTGCTGGAAGGCCTGGACGGCGTCAACAAGATGTCCAAGTCCCTGGGCAACTACATCGGTATCAATGAGCCGGCCATCGACATCGTCACCAAGACGATGAAGATCGGCGACGACCTCATGTGGCGCTGGTTCGAGCTGCTGAGTTTCGAGGTGTCGCTGGACGAGCTGACCGTCATGAAGGCGGATGTCGCCTCGGGCGCGCTCAATCCGCGCGAGGCCAAGCTTCGCCTCGCTCGGGAACTGGCGACACGTTTCCACGATGCGGCGGCGGCCGAGCAGGCGATCGCCGGCTGGAACGCGGTGGTGACCGGGCAGGGCGATACCAGTCTGCTTCCGTTGTCGGACATCGAAGCTCCGGCCGAAGGCTTCCGGCTGGCCGCTCTTCTGACCGCCGCGGGCGTCACGCCGAGCAATTCCGAGGCGAACCGGAAGATCAAGGAACGTGCGGTCCGCATCGATGGCGACGTTGTGGAGGACGCCTCCCGCGTATTCACGGCCGGATTCGAAGGTGTGCTCCAGGTCGGCAAAAGAAATTTCGCCCGTATCCGCCTGATTTAA